One genomic region from Rattus norvegicus strain BN/NHsdMcwi chromosome 10, GRCr8, whole genome shotgun sequence encodes:
- the Sox9 gene encoding transcription factor SOX-9: MNLLDPFMKMTDEQEKGLSGAPSPTMSEDSAGSPCPSGSGSDTENTRPQENTFPKGEPDLKKESEEDKFPVCIREAVSQVLKGYDWTLVPMPVRVNGSSKNKPHVKRPMNAFMVWAQAARRKLADQYPHLHNAELSKTLGKLWRLLNESEKRPFVEEAERLRVQHKKDHPDYKYQPRRRKSVKNGQAEAEEATEQTHISPNAIFKALQADSPHSSSGMSEVHSPGEHSGQSQGPPTPPTTPKTDVQAGKVDLKREGRPLAEGGRQPPIDFRDVDIGELSSDVISNIETFDVNEFDQYLPPNGHPGVPATHGQVSYTGSYGISSTAPTPATAGHVWMSKQQAPPPPPQQPPQAPQAPQAPPQQQAPPQPQQAPQQQQAHTLTTLSSEPGQSQRTHIKTEQLSPSHYSEQQQHSPQQISYSPFNLPHYNPSYPTITRSQYDYTDHQNSGSYYSHAAGQGSGLYSTFTYMNPAQRPMYTPIADTSGVPSIPQTHSPQHWEQPVYTQLTRP; the protein is encoded by the exons ATGAATCTCCTGGACCCCTTCATGAAGATGACCGACGAGCAGGAGAAGGGCTTGTCTGGCGCCCCCAGCCCCACCATGTCGGAGGACTCGGCTGGTTCGCCCTGCCCCTCGGGCTCAGGCTCCGACACGGAGAACACACGGCCCCAGGAGAACACGTTCCCCAAGGGCGAGCCGGATCTGAAGAAGGAGAGCGAGGAAGATAAATTCCCAGTGTGCATCCGCGAGGCGGTCAGCCAGGTGCTGAAGGGCTACGACTGGACCCTGGTGCCCATGCCGGTGCGCGTCAACGGCTCCAGCAAGAACAAGCCACACGTCAAGCGGCCCATGAACGCCTTCATGGTGTGGGCGCAGGCTGCGCGCAGGAAGCTGGCAGACCAGTACCCGCATCTGCACAACGCGGAGCTCAGCAAGACTCTGGGCAAGCTCTGGAG ACTGCTGAACGAGAGCGAGAAGAGACCCTTCGTGGAGGAGGCGGAGCGGCTGCGCGTGCAGCACAAGAAAGACCACCCCGATTACAAGTACCAGCCCCGGCGGAGGAAGTCGGTGAAGAATGGGCAAGCAGAGGCCGAAGAGGCCACCGAACAGACTCACATCTCTCCTAACGCCATCTTCAAGGCGCTGCAAGCGGACTCCCCGCACTCCTCCTCGGGCATGAGTGAGGTGCACTCCCCGGGCGAGCACTCCG GGCAATCTCAGGGTCCACCGACCCCACCCACCACTCCCAAAACAGACGTGCAAGCTGGGAAAGTTGATCTGAAACGAGAGGGGCGCCCTCTGGCAGAGGGTGGCAGACAGCCCCCCATCGACTTCCGCGACGTGGACATCGGTGAGCTGAGCAGCGACGTCATCTCCAACATCGAGACCTTCGACGTCAATGAGTTTGACCAATACCTGCCGCCCAACGGCCACCCAGGGGTGCCGGCCACCCACGGCCAGGTCTCCTACACTGGCAGCTACGGCATCAGCAGCACCGCACCCACTCCAGCGACCGCGGGCCACGTGTGGATGTCAAAGCAACAGGCGCCGCCCCCTCCTCCACAGCAGCCCCCACAGGCTCCGCAAGCCCCACAGGCGCCTCCGCAGCAGCAAGCACCCCCGCAGCCGCAGCAGGCACCCCAGCAGCAGCAGGCGCACACGCTCACCACGCTGAGCAGCGAGCCAGGCCAGTCCCAGAGAACGCACATCAAGACGGAGCAACTGAGCCCGAGCCACTACAGCGAGCAGCAGCAGCACTCCCCGCAACAGATCTCCTACAGCCCCTTCAACCTTCCGCACTACAACCCCTCCTACCCAACCATCACGCGCTCGCAGTATGACTACACCGACCACCAGAACTCCGGCTCCTACTACAGCCACGCAGCCGGCCAGGGCTCGGGGCTCTACTCCACCTTCACCTACATGAACCCAGCGCAGCGCCCCATGTACACCCCCATCGCTGACACCTCCGGGGTCCCTTCCATCCCGCAGACCCACAGCCCTCAGCACTGGGAACAACCCGTCTACACACAGCTCACCAGACCCTGA